In Flavobacterium sp. GSB-24, the genomic window AATATTTGCTCCCATAATCCCTGCTCCTTTTATCATCGGAATATCGTTGAAGAAGTTAATGTAGAAATATCCAGCTCTCAAAAATGTAATTGAAGTATTTAGTTTCTCATAAATCTTCTCAATATTGTACAAACCCGCAATTGGTCCGTTTCCTGTTGGTAAATCAGCTCCAATACTGCTTAGCATTACTACTCTTTTAATGTTGGCATTCTGAATCGCTTTCGCGAAAGCGGTACCAGCATCTGTAGTGTTTTGAATAATATTTACACCGCCCATATTTGGAGGCGTCATAGCGAAAAGGGCATCTGCACCTTTAAAAGTTTCTGAAAGAAAATCGGCATCACTAACCGATCCTATTACTGCTTTCGCACCAAGATCTTCAATCGCTGCTTTTCGATCTGCATTGCTGCTGATAACTGTTACATCGTGTCCTGATTTTACTAATTGAGCCGTTAAAGGCTTTCCGATATTTCCTAACGAACCTGAAATTATAATTTTCATCTTTAAAGTTTTTTTATTTAACAAGACAAAGGTATCTTTGTACTTACTTTTATACAAGTACTTACCCTAAAGTATGTATTATGACAGCAATTAAAGAATCGTCAACTATTCAGGAAAACAAGCAGTATGCGTTGGAACAATGCCCTGTAACTTTCGTTATGGAAAAAATTGGAGGCTACTGGAAACCCATTATTTTATATCATTTATCGACTGGAGATAAACGTTACAGCGAATTGAAAAGAGCAATTCCGGCTGTAACAGAGAAGATGCTTATTCAGCATTTAAAACAATTAGAAGCAGATGGTTTGGTGATTCGCGAAGCAAAACCTGTCGTTCCTCCTTTTGTGACTTATAAATTAAGTGATGCTGGAAAGGGATTATTACCCGTTATTGATGCAATGGCTGCGTGGGCTTTTAAAGTAAAAGACGGCATCTATAGCGTTTAATAGACACCGCCTTTTCAAACAACAAAAAACTAATTAACTTATTTTTAATTGCTTTGTTTAATTCTGTTTGATAAAAAACAAAGCTTCTTTGTAATTGGCAATTTCTGTTAAGGCATTATAAATATATTTTGAAACCAAAGCACCTCCATCAGAATTAATGAGGTCTATATCATCTTCTGGTGTATGATACTGCGGATGTCCGCCGGTATGAAAACCAACTGCAGAAATAGATTCTTTATAAAAAGAAACATGATCGGAACCGCCAACATCTCCTGCGTGAATAACTGGGTTTAATCCTGAGTTTTCCTGCAGTTTTTGCATCAGTTCGACTCCATTTGGGAAAGTTCCAGCACCGCCCATATAAAGCTCTTTTTTCTCATTCAATCTTCCAACCATATCCATATTGAGCATTACTTTTACGGATTCTTTTGGAACTGGCAGATGGGTTACGAAGTATTTAGAACCTAATAATCCTTCTTCTTCTCCGCTGAACGAAATAAAAATGATGCTTCTTTTTGGTTTGATTTTTTGTTTTGAAATTTCTTCTAAAATGCAAAGCAGCGCCGAGACACCAGAAGCATTATCATCTGCACCGTTATGAATGGCAAACGCTTCTTTCTTTTTACTTCCAGAACCTGGCCCGCCCCAGCCCCAATGATCGTAATGTGCTCCTATTACAATATATTCATTTTTTAAAACCGGATCAGATCCTTGGATAAAACCCAAAACATTTTGAGTTGCAGCACTATCTGATTTCATCTTATTGATGCCTTCTTTTACAAAAACTTTAAAAGGCTGATAATAGGAATTATTGAATTCTTTTAAACCATATTTTTTAAAATACTTCTGAATATAAGCTGCTGCTTTATTATTTCCTTTTGTACCCGGAAAACGGCCTTCCAATTTATCTGATGATAGATATTTATCATGTTTATAAAAGGTTTTGGAAATTTGTGCATTCACGAAAGTGCAGCAAAAAAATACGGTCGTAAAAAAAAGTTTTAATTTCATAATTGTTTTTCTATAGAATGGAACGCGGATGAAACGGATTTGCTTTGCAAAAACGCGGATAAACGCAGATATTATAAAAAATTAATCAAATAAAATCGTAAAATCAGCGTCTTTACGAAGTAAATGAATGTCATCTGCGTACCATCATTCAAAGATTATAAATCAAAAGAGGTATGTTTAATGTATTTTCGATCATAAGTATACAGTACGTGTACTTTCTTGTCTGTGGTTTGAATTATTGCTGGGTAACTGAACTCTCCTTTTTCCTGATTTTCCAAATCAAATAACTTTCTCCAGTTCAAACCATCTGTGGAATATTCAACGTCTAAAATATTGCGGCCGTTAAACCAGTCTTTTCCCTGCGGGAGCGGATTATTCACTAATAAAAAAAGATTTTTATTTACGGTTAAAGCATCTATTCCTGAATTTGAATTAACCACATTAATCGTATTGGTTCTTATCCAGCTTTTTCCGTTATCTCCAGACCAGCTTGCAACTACTCTATTGTGTTTGCTACGGGACAGCATCTCAATATCACTTTCACTATGAACTAAAAATGTAGGCTGAATGACATTTAATTGTTTATTGTTTTCAACTTCAATTTTTTTCCAAGAATCGTCAGCTTCTGTGTAAGTTTCAACATGAATTCTCCATTCGTCTTTATCAACACTTTCTGTACTGCTACCGCAGAGAATTAAGCCCGGCGTAGTTTCGATTGGTTTGTTTCGAATTGGTCCGTAAAATCCTTCTGGAAGATATTTTGGTTCGCCCCAAGTTGTTCCATTATCTTTTGAAACAATCATAGCACCAAACCATTCTCTTGGATTTTTTCCGACTTTGTAAAACAAATACAAATTCTGGCTTTTGCTTTTAAACAATACCGGATTCCAACAAGGAAGCGTATCACCGTTTTTGATTAATGGCTGAATAAGCTCTTTTGGGGTTGACCATTTTTTATCTTTATAATCGGAAATATAAATTCCGACATCTTTTGCACCTTCGTATTTACCGCCAAACCAAGCTGCCATAATCTCATTTGGTTTATATTCAACCAATGTAGATGCGTGACTGTTGGCTGTAACAGGCGGATCTGCAATATAACTGCTTTCAATATTCACAGCTTTAGTTTGTGCTTTTACTGAATTGGAAAAAACAATTACCATCAATAATGCAGCTGTAGTATATCTCTTTTTTAAAATCATTTTCTTTTTTTTGTTTTTGCTTTTTTTTTTAGATGAAAGAAGCAAGAAGCAAGATTTTGAATTTACTTTTCAATATGAAAAATGTCTCTTTGATATAGCTTTAAATCCTACATCATACATCTTACATCTTACATATCACATATCACATCTTACATATCACATCTTACATCTTTCAGATAAAAAAATCTAACTCTTCTTCAACCCCACTTTATGTCCTGAAATCGCATAGTAAAGGATAATAATATAGCAAGGAAGTAAAATCCAATATCCTTTTGTTGAGGCTGCTGCTGTTGCGTTAACTTCGCTAATTCCCTGCGCGATCAGATCGGCTTTTGTTCCGTCTACAAATTTCCCATATAGAGGCGGAATAACTGCTCCTCCAGAAATTGCCATTACTAATAATGCTGCTCCTGTTTTCGTAAATTTTCCTAAACCGTTAAGTGTAAGAGGCCAGACTGCAGGCCACACTAATGCATTTGCGATTCCTAATCCAGCAACGAATAAAACAGAAGTAAATCCGCTAGAAAACACAATGCAGAATGACAATATAATTCCTAAAACCGCACTCACTTTTAGAGCCAAAGCCTGCGTAATATATTTCGGAATCAAAAATGCTCCCAAAGCATAAGTAGCTACCATCGCTAATAAGGTAAATGTTGTAAAGAATTTGGCATCGCCTGCAGGAAATCCTAACGCGATTCCGTAAGCTATAATCGTATCACCAGCAATAACTTCTACTCCAACGTACATAAACAAAGTTAGTACCCCAAGCCAAAGATGCGGAAACTGAAAAATACTTGTTTTTGCTGTTTCTCCCTCTTTTGTTTCTTCGATTGGCGCGGCTTCTACATTTGGCAACGGTGCTTTACGAATCAGCAATCCTAAAATAAACAAAACCACTGCCATTGAAATGTAAGGAACTACAACACTGTCTGCCATATTATTTAGTAATGTATTCTTTTCAGAAACGCTTACTACAGCCAGTTTTTCCTGAATTTCATCTATTCCTGACAATAAAATAGATCCGAAAATAAGCGACCCTAAAGCTCCAGCGATTTTATTACAAATTCCCATAATAGAAATTCTTTTTGCTGCGCTTTCAATTGGTCCTAAAATAGTGATATACGGATTAGATGCTGTTTGCAATAAAGTCATTCCGGCTCCCTGAATAAAAATTCCTGTAAGGAACATCCAATAGGTTCTCGCTTCGGCTGCAGGAATAAAAATTAAGGCTCCGAAACCCATAATGAATAATCCCAAAGACATTCCTTTTTTATAGCCGATTTTAGCTAAAATATAAGAGGCAGGAAGTGCCATTACAACAAACGAAATATAAGATGCCGACGCAACTAATAAAGACTGCGCTGAAGTTAATTCGTTAATTGTTTTCATAAACGGGATCAAAGCTCCGTTGATCCAGGTAACAAATCCAAAAATAAAAAACAGACTTGCTATTATTAAAATTGGAACTAATGTGGTTGGTTTGGTTTGTGAGGAGTTAGTGGTATTTGTATCAACCATTTTTATTATGTTTTTGTGGTTTGATGATTTGTTAAATTGGAGAAAATCATCAGTAGTTAAAAGAAATTTTGTATGTCAAAAATTACTGACATATGGATAAAACAAAAGGAGAGTTACCTCTCCTTTTGAATTTTAAGTAAGGATTGTGTCGATCATTACTCACCAAATTAATTATTTTGTGTCCCACCAAAGTCTAGTTCCACCTGAATCTGCACCGCCTAATTTTGCGATACCATCATCAACTGCTTCTTTGTTAGAAGAATACTCATTTGTAGTATAAATGATTCTCTTCATTAGAGATTTTCCAACTCCTGGGTCTGGGTTATCTGTGTTTAATACAGGATAAATAACTTTAGCATCGCTTCTACGTAAATCTGCCCAAGCTTCCCAAGATTCTGGGAAAATTGCTAAGTATTTTTGAACTGCAATCTGTGTACGTTGATCAGCAGTAGATGCAGACCAAGCTACTGGCAATTTAACAGGGATATCTCTTAAGTCTAAAGTAGGGTAAACTGTTAAGATATTTGGTAAAGTTGGCAATGATGAACCATTGATGTATGCATCTACTTCAGCAGCATTTGTAATTCCCCATTGTGCTAGAGATAATCTAATACCTGTTTCATACAAAGTTTTAGCATCTCCGCCCATGTTCCATCCATTCAATGCACCTTCTGCTCTGCTCAAATAGTTTTCAGAAGCCATGAAGATTTCGATATTTTTAGTTTCACTAAGGTTGTTAGTGGCACCATTACCCATTACGTCATTATTGAAAGCAGAGAATTTAGTAGTTCCAAATTGATCTTCTAAACCTCCAACAGGGTTACCTCTATAAACTCCAGTATCGATTGGGGCAAACCATTTTGATAAACGTGGATCGTTGTATCCTACTAAGATACTTTCCATAGAAGCTGTCATTACATAACCCCAGCTGTTTACAATCATGTTTAAATTGTTTGGAGTAATGTTACTTGCTTTAAAGAATGCACTTTGATCATTTGTCTGCATAACTCCTGCAGCTACAGCAGCTTCAGCTTGAGTTTTTGCTTTTCCTGGATCTTTATCCGAAATTCTTAAAGCTAAACGCAATCTCATACTGTTTCCAAAAATTCTCCATTTGTCAACACTTCCTGAATAAACTCTATCATTTGGGGCAAGAGAGGCTACAGATGCAGTAGAAGAAGAACTCAATACTGCGTTTGCTTCATCTAACAATTTAAAGAAATCTTCATAGATGAATTCTACGCTGTCATAAGGAACTTTTTCTTTACCATTACCTGCTTCAGTGTAAGGAATTGGTCCGTAAGCATCAACCATTTGGTTGTACATGAAAACTTTCCAAATTTTAAGAACTGCTAAAGCTTCAGCATTTCCTTCAGATGCTTTGAAAGCATTTGTCAAAGCTGGCGCAGCAACTGTATAAAATCTTGTCCATCCTCTTCCTTCGTATCCGTTAACGAAAGCATTTCTTTCCGTTCCGTATCCACAATTTAAGTAGTGAATAAAAGTTGAAGACAAAATACCTGTTGCAATACCCCAAGTACCTTGATCATCTACACCTGGAGAAGAATAAGATCCGTTGTGGATACCTGCGTATAACGCAGATGCAAATGCAGGACCAGCAAGAGTTGGATCTAACTGACTTTCTGTAAGCGAATTTGGATCCGTATTTATTTCGTCGAAGTCCTTTGTACAACTAGAAAAAGTAGATAGCATCGCTACAGCGACTCCTAGTGTTTTTATTTTAAAACTATATTTCATGATATCTCTTTTTTAATTAAAATCCGAATTTAACATTAACTCCATAATCTCTAGTTGAAGGAATGTTGAAAGATTCTATCCCTTGTAAGTTACCTGTACCTGCTCCAGCTTCTGGATCAAAGTGTTCTGCTTTGTTTAAGAAGAAGAATAAGTTTCTACCCACTAAAGAGAAGTCAATACTTGAAAATCCTGAACTACCTAATAAACGTTTTGGTAAAGAATAACCAAAAACAAGTTCTCTTAATCTGATGTTTGTAGCATCATAAATAAATGGTTCTGCAATTGGAGTTCTTTGCCCAATAGCTGTCCAGTATTGTTCTGCTGTAATACTTGTAGTATTTGGAGTGTATGTACCATTTCCTGCAGCAACAACACCATCTACAATAATTCCGCCTTCTCTTCCAGCAAGTGTAACATCACTTACCCCTAAACCAGCTTGTCTTGCTTGAGTGTATGAAATAACTTCTCCACCAATTCTAAAATCAACAAGGAAGCTTAAAGAGAAATCTTTGTATTTGAAATTATTTTTGAAACCTGCTGTCCAGTCTGGGTTAAAGTTTCCAGCACGAACATCGAAACCATTTGTTGCCAATGGAATACCAGCACTGTTTACAATAATATTTCCGTTTGGATCTCTTTGGAAACCTTTAATATATAAATCTCCGTATTCACCACCTTGAACAACTTTACTTCTAACTAAACGTCCTTCACCTAGAACTAACTCATCTCTTCCTTCAAAGATAGACTTAACTTTTGATTTATAAGAAGCATAGTTTGCTGTAATATCCCAAGTAAAGTTTGCAGTTTGAATTGGAGTTGCAGTAAGCGTAAGCTCAATACCTTTATTTTCAATATCTCCACCATTTACGATTGCTCTAGAATATCCAGAAGATTCAGGAGTGTTAATATAGAAAATCTGATTGTCTGTTAATGTATTGAAATATGTAAAATCTAAACCTAAACGGTTATTAAAGAATCTAACATCTGCACCAAACTCT contains:
- a CDS encoding NAD(P)H-binding protein, with the protein product MKIIISGSLGNIGKPLTAQLVKSGHDVTVISSNADRKAAIEDLGAKAVIGSVSDADFLSETFKGADALFAMTPPNMGGVNIIQNTTDAGTAFAKAIQNANIKRVVMLSSIGADLPTGNGPIAGLYNIEKIYEKLNTSITFLRAGYFYINFFNDIPMIKGAGIMGANIPAGNRIPLVHPEDIAWAAAEELQKLPEGKNVRYIISDVRTPSEIAKTFGAAIGKTELPWVEFTDEQYLGGMTQAGVPEEMAGLYTEMGSGLRNETIAADFLNTDGKVQGKIKLEDFAKEFASKF
- a CDS encoding helix-turn-helix domain-containing protein, yielding MTAIKESSTIQENKQYALEQCPVTFVMEKIGGYWKPIILYHLSTGDKRYSELKRAIPAVTEKMLIQHLKQLEADGLVIREAKPVVPPFVTYKLSDAGKGLLPVIDAMAAWAFKVKDGIYSV
- a CDS encoding M20/M25/M40 family metallo-hydrolase, with the translated sequence MKLKLFFTTVFFCCTFVNAQISKTFYKHDKYLSSDKLEGRFPGTKGNNKAAAYIQKYFKKYGLKEFNNSYYQPFKVFVKEGINKMKSDSAATQNVLGFIQGSDPVLKNEYIVIGAHYDHWGWGGPGSGSKKKEAFAIHNGADDNASGVSALLCILEEISKQKIKPKRSIIFISFSGEEEGLLGSKYFVTHLPVPKESVKVMLNMDMVGRLNEKKELYMGGAGTFPNGVELMQKLQENSGLNPVIHAGDVGGSDHVSFYKESISAVGFHTGGHPQYHTPEDDIDLINSDGGALVSKYIYNALTEIANYKEALFFIKQN
- a CDS encoding sialidase family protein, with product MILKKRYTTAALLMVIVFSNSVKAQTKAVNIESSYIADPPVTANSHASTLVEYKPNEIMAAWFGGKYEGAKDVGIYISDYKDKKWSTPKELIQPLIKNGDTLPCWNPVLFKSKSQNLYLFYKVGKNPREWFGAMIVSKDNGTTWGEPKYLPEGFYGPIRNKPIETTPGLILCGSSTESVDKDEWRIHVETYTEADDSWKKIEVENNKQLNVIQPTFLVHSESDIEMLSRSKHNRVVASWSGDNGKSWIRTNTINVVNSNSGIDALTVNKNLFLLVNNPLPQGKDWFNGRNILDVEYSTDGLNWRKLFDLENQEKGEFSYPAIIQTTDKKVHVLYTYDRKYIKHTSFDL
- a CDS encoding sugar MFS transporter, which encodes MVDTNTTNSSQTKPTTLVPILIIASLFFIFGFVTWINGALIPFMKTINELTSAQSLLVASASYISFVVMALPASYILAKIGYKKGMSLGLFIMGFGALIFIPAAEARTYWMFLTGIFIQGAGMTLLQTASNPYITILGPIESAAKRISIMGICNKIAGALGSLIFGSILLSGIDEIQEKLAVVSVSEKNTLLNNMADSVVVPYISMAVVLFILGLLIRKAPLPNVEAAPIEETKEGETAKTSIFQFPHLWLGVLTLFMYVGVEVIAGDTIIAYGIALGFPAGDAKFFTTFTLLAMVATYALGAFLIPKYITQALALKVSAVLGIILSFCIVFSSGFTSVLFVAGLGIANALVWPAVWPLTLNGLGKFTKTGAALLVMAISGGAVIPPLYGKFVDGTKADLIAQGISEVNATAAASTKGYWILLPCYIIILYYAISGHKVGLKKS
- a CDS encoding SusD/RagB family nutrient-binding outer membrane lipoprotein yields the protein MKYSFKIKTLGVAVAMLSTFSSCTKDFDEINTDPNSLTESQLDPTLAGPAFASALYAGIHNGSYSSPGVDDQGTWGIATGILSSTFIHYLNCGYGTERNAFVNGYEGRGWTRFYTVAAPALTNAFKASEGNAEALAVLKIWKVFMYNQMVDAYGPIPYTEAGNGKEKVPYDSVEFIYEDFFKLLDEANAVLSSSSTASVASLAPNDRVYSGSVDKWRIFGNSMRLRLALRISDKDPGKAKTQAEAAVAAGVMQTNDQSAFFKASNITPNNLNMIVNSWGYVMTASMESILVGYNDPRLSKWFAPIDTGVYRGNPVGGLEDQFGTTKFSAFNNDVMGNGATNNLSETKNIEIFMASENYLSRAEGALNGWNMGGDAKTLYETGIRLSLAQWGITNAAEVDAYINGSSLPTLPNILTVYPTLDLRDIPVKLPVAWSASTADQRTQIAVQKYLAIFPESWEAWADLRRSDAKVIYPVLNTDNPDPGVGKSLMKRIIYTTNEYSSNKEAVDDGIAKLGGADSGGTRLWWDTK